One stretch of Harmonia axyridis chromosome 1, icHarAxyr1.1, whole genome shotgun sequence DNA includes these proteins:
- the LOC123671381 gene encoding protein N-terminal glutamine amidohydrolase: MMASINSENKTNSKNLFPKSADCSYVSCYCEENVFKLCEDVTKRYPGEIQNCSVVFVSNARRKVPLWKQRAGKDEEKLVIWDYHVIFLYHPEPQKCLVYDLDSDLPFPTYVHKYITETFRTDQILKPDYFRFFRVVSAKEFLNNFSSDRRHMKRPDGSWIKPPPNYGPITNSNNPHNLEEFIQMEPAKGPGEVLSLTQFVQKFYKPAT; the protein is encoded by the exons ATGATGGCATctattaattctgaaaacaaaacaaattccAAAAACTTATTTCCAAAATCTGCTGATTGTTCATATGTGTCTTGCTATTG CGAGGAGAATGTATTCAAACTATGCGAGGACGTGACGAAGAGGTATCCGGGAGAGATACAAAATTGTTCCGTTGTTTTCGTGTCAAACGCCAGAAGGAAGGTGCCCCTCTGGAAACAGAGGGCTGGTAAGGATGAAGAGAAGTTAGTTATCTGG GATTACCACGTCATATTTCTCTACCATCCAGAACCGCAGAAATGCCTAGTCTACGATCTTGATTCAGATCTACCATTTCCGACATATGTCCACAAATACATCACAGAAACATTCCGTACCGATCAAATATTGAAACCAGATTATTTTCG ATTTTTCAGGGTGGTTTCAGCCAAAGAATTCCTCAATAATTTTTCATCGGACAGGAGACACATGAAGAGACCTGATGGTAGTTGGATTAAACCCCCACCAAATTATGGACCAATCACCAATTCAA ataatCCTCATAACTTAGAAGAATTCATTCAAATGGAGCCAGCAAAAGGACCTGGAGAGGTCCTAAGTTTGACTCAGTTTGTTCAAAAATTCTACAAACCTGCTACATAA